In Candidatus Zixiibacteriota bacterium, the genomic window TATCTTTCAAATGCCATAAGTGCAAGAGTGAAATTGTAAGCGGCTTTCTCAGTCGGGGAGAAACGATGGCTTGTCCTTTCTGCGGGGCGCTGGTGGTTATTCCGGAGACGGCCGTGGAGACCGGCAAAGCGGCAACAATTAAGAACAAAGTTCCTAACATCAAATCTTCTTTTGGCAAGAAATGGGAGTTGAAGATAACCGAGAAGGAAGATATTGCGCCGGTCTGCCCGTACTGCGAGATTCAACTGACGGAGTTTTATATTCGTTCCAAGGGATGGGGTTTTATCAACACCAGAGATTCGGTTTATTTTTGCCCCAACTGTCACAAAGTCCTCGGCTTCGGCCAGAGCCGGATGATGTAGACAGATTGGCAGGTCTGATTCCATCAGGGGACCCGCCATTGCGGACTGACGGCGCGGTAAAATATCAGCACCAATAAGGGAATTTGATCTATTCAACTGGGTCACCTGCTCGGGAATTCATCGGCTTCTGTTGTCCCTGGCCTGCTCAGAACTATTGTGTCTCCAATTGAAATCTTCATCAAGTCTTCACCCACTTCGACTGGTCCCGTATATCGCTTACGAGTAGCCTTAAATATCTCAGCCTCGGAAGCGTCGGGCCGCACGATGTGTGAATATATTGCCAGCTTAGGTCGGGTTCGTTCAAATATCTCTCCGGCCTGCTCAGGCGAGGTGTGATGGCCAAGAATAGTCCCAATTCGTTCCTGAGAGTATCCGGCTCGTTCAAGAGAGCTAACCGAAGCAACCTCATGAATCAAGATGTCCACCCCGGCAGCATATTTAATTAAATTCTCGCAAGGTCTGGTGTCTCCGGAAAGCACAACCGAGTGTCCTTCGTAGTCGATGCGATAACCAAAGGCCGGTCTAACGCTACCGTGATCGACCTCAAAGGCAGTTACTTCAACCCCATTCAACTCAATTACCATTCCATCTATAACCTCTTCCGATACTATCACCGCTCCTTCTGGGTTTAGTTTGTCGTCTTTCACACGGATTCG contains:
- a CDS encoding MBL fold metallo-hydrolase, which codes for MQIVRTVLSILVFAGICITFPEISDAQEMNITLLGTGCPPPVMNRFGPCILIEAGGHMLLFDAGRGAMQRLHQVGVHWKEISGVFLTHFHSDHVVGFPDLWLTGWLFYPGRDRAVQVWGPVGTKNMMDHLSQAFAEDLRIRVKDDKLNPEGAVIVSEEVIDGMVIELNGVEVTAFEVDHGSVRPAFGYRIDYEGHSVVLSGDTRPCENLIKYAAGVDILIHEVASVSSLERAGYSQERIGTILGHHTSPEQAGEIFERTRPKLAIYSHIVRPDASEAEIFKATRKRYTGPVEVGEDLMKISIGDTIVLSRPGTTEADEFPSR